In Pseudomonadota bacterium, the genomic stretch GGCAAGCTGACATTGATGAGCACGGCGTGTGGCGCCTAACCCTGGACCGCGCGGGAAGCAGTACCAACGTACTCTCCAGCGCCGTGTTAGGAGAGCTCGATACGCTGCTGAGCGCGCTAGTGGACCGCTCACCCAGGGCAGTGATGTTTCGCTCTGCCAAGCGCGGCTTCATCGCCGGCGCCGATATCACGGAGTTCGAGCGCCTTGCCGACGCCGATCAGGCCTACGCGCTGATTCGCCGGGGGCAGCTGATCATGGAGCAGATCGCCGAACTCCCCTGCCCCACGGTCGCTCTGATCAACGGCTTCGCCCTGGGCGGCGGGCTGGAGCTCGCCTTGGCGTGCCGCTACCGAGTAATGGTCGACGAACCGTCTGCAACCCTTGGCCTCCCCGAGGTCAAGCTGGGGATCCACCCCGGCTTTGGCGGCACCGTGCGCAGCATTCGCATGCTCGGCCCAGTACCCGCCATGAGCATGATGCTCACGGGACGTAACGTACGTGCCCGCGAGGCCAAACGGATCGGTTTAGTCGACCAGATCGTGCCGGCACGCCATCTCCAGCGCGCCGGACAGCGCTTGGCACTCTCGCCACCCCCGGTGCGCCGACGCCCCATCGTGCAAACACTTCTCGATACGCCCTTTACCCGCGGTGTGCTAGTCCGCCAGTTACGCCGCCAGGTTAGCCGGGAAGCACGCGAGGCTCACTACCCCGCCCCCTATGCGATCATCGACCTGTGGCGATGCCACGGGGACGCCAGCCACGGCACGTTCCTGGAGGCGGAGGCGCGTTCCATCGCCGCTCTCATGTGCTCGCATACCTCTCGGCACCTGGTGCGTGTGTTCGGCCTACAAGATCGACTCAAGGCGCTGGCCCCGCGCATGGCACCCGCGCGCCACGTCCACGTGATCGGCGCGGGGCTAATGGGAGGTGACATCGCGGCGTGGTGTGCCATGAAGGGGCTACGGGTAACGCTCCAAGACCGGGAGGCGAAGGACCTCGTGCCCGCAATCGAGCGCGCCGGTCGCCTGTTCAAGCGCCGCCTGCGTGAACCGAAAGCGATCACCGCTGCCTACGACCGCTTGCTCCCCGATCCAGACGGCAACGGCATCGCCAATGCCGACGTCATCATCGAAGCAATCTACGAGAACCTGGAGGCCAAGCGCACCCTGTTCGCCAAGGTGGAAGCGACAGCGCGGCCAGATGCGGTGCTTGCAAGCAACACTTCCAGCATCCGTCTCGAGCGCATTCGCGAGATCTTGCAGGCGCCGCAACGACTGATCGGCCTACACTTCTTCAATCCAGTTGCCAAACTGCCGCTGGTGGAGGTGATCGCTGCCCCCGAAGCCGACAGGGCCGCGCTGGATCGCGGGTGCGCCTTGGTAAAGCAGATCGGTAAACTGCCGTTACCCTGCGCCAGCGCACCCGGCTTCGTCGTCAATAGGGTGCTCATGCCCTACTTAATGGAGGCGTTCGCCGCCATCGAAGAGGGCATTGAGCTCTCGTCTATCGACCGCGCGGCTAGGGACTTCGGCATGCCGGTTGGCCCGGTGGAACTTGCCGATACGATCGGCCTGGACGTCTGTCTACTCGTCTCCGGCGTGTTCGCTGAGGAGTTCGACCTCGACGTACCTGAGAGGCTGAAGCGCATGGTGGCCGAGGGCAAGCTGGGGCGAAAGGCAGGCGAAGGTTTCTATCAATGGCGCCGAGGCAAGCCCCTCATCGGCCCTGACCCGGAGGACGGAAAGGGACGTGAGCTGGCCCAGCGCCTGATCTTGCCCATGCTCAACGAATCCATTCGTTGCCTGCGAGAAGGTGTCATCGAAGATCCCGAGCTGCTAGATGCAGGCATCATCTTCGGCACCGGATTCGCGCCCTTCACGGGTGGCCCCATC encodes the following:
- a CDS encoding 3-hydroxyacyl-CoA dehydrogenase NAD-binding domain-containing protein — protein: MKTPSSQPKLPGGASDTHSRQGSLPPCQHWQADIDEHGVWRLTLDRAGSSTNVLSSAVLGELDTLLSALVDRSPRAVMFRSAKRGFIAGADITEFERLADADQAYALIRRGQLIMEQIAELPCPTVALINGFALGGGLELALACRYRVMVDEPSATLGLPEVKLGIHPGFGGTVRSIRMLGPVPAMSMMLTGRNVRAREAKRIGLVDQIVPARHLQRAGQRLALSPPPVRRRPIVQTLLDTPFTRGVLVRQLRRQVSREAREAHYPAPYAIIDLWRCHGDASHGTFLEAEARSIAALMCSHTSRHLVRVFGLQDRLKALAPRMAPARHVHVIGAGLMGGDIAAWCAMKGLRVTLQDREAKDLVPAIERAGRLFKRRLREPKAITAAYDRLLPDPDGNGIANADVIIEAIYENLEAKRTLFAKVEATARPDAVLASNTSSIRLERIREILQAPQRLIGLHFFNPVAKLPLVEVIAAPEADRAALDRGCALVKQIGKLPLPCASAPGFVVNRVLMPYLMEAFAAIEEGIELSSIDRAARDFGMPVGPVELADTIGLDVCLLVSGVFAEEFDLDVPERLKRMVAEGKLGRKAGEGFYQWRRGKPLIGPDPEDGKGRELAQRLILPMLNESIRCLREGVIEDPELLDAGIIFGTGFAPFTGGPIHYAQRRGVDTIVAELAALTERHGARFTPDSGWDTLRATP